The following proteins are co-located in the Gorilla gorilla gorilla isolate KB3781 chromosome 18, NHGRI_mGorGor1-v2.1_pri, whole genome shotgun sequence genome:
- the UNKL gene encoding putative E3 ubiquitin-protein ligase UNKL isoform X16 produces the protein MTPPQQPPPLRSEPGTLGSAASSYSPLGLNGVPGSIWDFVSGSFSPSPSPILSAGPPSSSSASPNGAELARVRRQLDEAKRKIRQWEESWQQVKQVCDAWQREAQEAKERARVADSDRQLALQKKEEVEAQVKQLQEELEGLGVASTLPGLRGCGDIGTIPLPKLHSLQSQLRLDLEAVDGVIFQLRAKQCVACRERAHGAVLRPCQHHVLCEPCAATAPECPYCKGQPLQW, from the exons ATGACGCCTCCCCAGCAGCCGCCACCCCTGCGTTCAGAGCCGGGCACACTGGGCTCTGCAGCCTCATCCTACAGCCCCCTAG GTTTGAACGGTGTCCCCGGGAGCATCTGGGACTTTGTTTCCGGCAgcttctcccccagcccctcccccatcCTGAGTGCCGGCCCCCCATCCTCTTCGAGTGCAAGTCCAAACGGAGCTGAGCTGGCCCGGGTCAGGCGGCAGCTGGACGAGGCCAAGAGGAAGATCCGGCAGTGGGAGGAGTCCTGGCAGCAGGTGAAGCAG GTCTGCGATGCCTGGCAGCGAGAGGCGCAGGAGGCCAAGGAGCGTGCCCGTGTGGCCGATAGCGACCGGCAGCTGGCGCTgcagaagaaggaggaggtggaggcacAGGTGAAGCAGCTGCAGGAGGAGCTGGAGGGCCTGGGCGTAGCCTCCACACTGCCAGGGCTGCGGGGCTGTGGGGACATCGGCACCATTCCCCTGCCGAAGCTGCACTCGCTGCAGAGTCAGCTGCGCCTGGACCTGGAGGCGGTGGACGGC GTGATCTTCCAGCTCCGCGCCAAGCAGTGTGTGGCCTGCCGGGAGCGGGCCCACGGTGCTGTCCTGCGGCCCTGCCAGCACCACGTCCTCTGTGAGCCGTGTGCGGCCACCGCACCTGAGTGCCCCTACTGCAAGGGCCAGCCCCTGCAGTGGTGA
- the UNKL gene encoding putative E3 ubiquitin-protein ligase UNKL isoform X17, whose protein sequence is MTPPQQPPPLRSEPGTLGSAASSYSPLGLNGVPGSIWDFVSGSFSPSPSPILSAGPPSSSSASPNGAELARVRRQLDEAKRKIRQWEESWQQVKQVCDAWQREAQEAKERARVADSDRQLALQKKEEVEAQVIFQLRAKQCVACRERAHGAVLRPCQHHVLCEPCAATAPECPYCKGQPLQW, encoded by the exons ATGACGCCTCCCCAGCAGCCGCCACCCCTGCGTTCAGAGCCGGGCACACTGGGCTCTGCAGCCTCATCCTACAGCCCCCTAG GTTTGAACGGTGTCCCCGGGAGCATCTGGGACTTTGTTTCCGGCAgcttctcccccagcccctcccccatcCTGAGTGCCGGCCCCCCATCCTCTTCGAGTGCAAGTCCAAACGGAGCTGAGCTGGCCCGGGTCAGGCGGCAGCTGGACGAGGCCAAGAGGAAGATCCGGCAGTGGGAGGAGTCCTGGCAGCAGGTGAAGCAG GTCTGCGATGCCTGGCAGCGAGAGGCGCAGGAGGCCAAGGAGCGTGCCCGTGTGGCCGATAGCGACCGGCAGCTGGCGCTgcagaagaaggaggaggtggaggcacAG GTGATCTTCCAGCTCCGCGCCAAGCAGTGTGTGGCCTGCCGGGAGCGGGCCCACGGTGCTGTCCTGCGGCCCTGCCAGCACCACGTCCTCTGTGAGCCGTGTGCGGCCACCGCACCTGAGTGCCCCTACTGCAAGGGCCAGCCCCTGCAGTGGTGA